In Bythopirellula goksoeyrii, a single window of DNA contains:
- a CDS encoding carbon-nitrogen hydrolase family protein produces MQSQQYQINLLAMQLVLFGCLWSPGKLWGEARTEVSSVGESGQLNVATCQFPVSSDISENAKWIRKQMRQASEQEADIAHFSETALSGYAGVDRPDMKDYDWNLHSVEFESILALAKELELWIVLGSAHRLSEGHKPHNSLYVINDQGNIIDRYDKRFCTNGDLRHYSPGDHFVTFDIHGVRCGLLICYDIRFPELYRQYCSQGVQLMFHSFHNARQKPGKIHPKIMPPTAQARAATNGMFISINNSCVKHSWASLFITPDGLIEQRLETDRPGVMVNCVDVQKVYYDASREYRMQSIQGVWNSGETVIDPRSTDRLGY; encoded by the coding sequence ATGCAAAGTCAGCAATACCAGATTAACTTGCTAGCCATGCAACTTGTGTTGTTTGGTTGCTTATGGTCGCCTGGAAAGCTCTGGGGGGAGGCAAGAACAGAAGTTTCAAGCGTCGGTGAATCCGGTCAATTGAATGTTGCGACATGTCAGTTCCCAGTATCGAGTGACATCTCGGAAAACGCGAAGTGGATACGCAAACAGATGCGACAAGCATCTGAGCAAGAGGCCGACATTGCCCACTTTTCGGAAACGGCCTTATCGGGCTATGCCGGTGTCGATCGACCCGATATGAAGGACTACGACTGGAATCTGCACTCCGTCGAATTCGAGTCAATTCTCGCTTTGGCCAAGGAATTAGAGTTGTGGATTGTGTTGGGCAGCGCGCATCGGCTGAGCGAGGGACACAAGCCTCACAACTCTCTCTACGTCATCAATGATCAAGGCAATATTATCGACCGTTACGACAAACGATTTTGCACAAATGGAGATCTTCGCCACTATTCACCAGGCGATCATTTTGTAACCTTCGACATCCACGGCGTGCGTTGCGGATTACTCATATGTTACGACATTCGGTTTCCTGAGCTTTATCGTCAGTACTGCAGCCAAGGCGTGCAACTCATGTTTCACTCTTTCCACAATGCGCGCCAGAAGCCGGGTAAAATACATCCGAAGATCATGCCTCCCACTGCTCAAGCGCGCGCCGCTACTAACGGGATGTTTATTTCGATAAACAATTCTTGTGTAAAACACAGTTGGGCCAGTTTGTTTATCACCCCCGATGGCTTAATTGAACAACGGCTTGAGACGGATAGACCTGGAGTGATGGTGAACTGTGTAGACGTTCAAAAAGTTTACTACGATGCTAGCCGCGAATATCGTATGCAGAGCATTCAAGGCGTATGGAATAGCGGCGAGACGGTCATCGATCCGCGATCGACGGATCGATTAGGCTATTGA
- a CDS encoding DUF5615 family PIN-like protein: protein MVVTHDKDFGELAFRYGLTSDCGVVLIRLAGNNPQSDSNHTFEVLQSRDDWSGNFSVIEYGRVRMRKLTTASQSKKPK, encoded by the coding sequence ATTGTAGTTACGCATGACAAGGATTTCGGCGAACTTGCTTTTCGCTATGGCTTAACCTCGGATTGTGGAGTAGTCCTCATTCGCCTAGCAGGGAACAATCCGCAATCTGATAGCAACCATACGTTTGAGGTTCTCCAGAGTCGCGACGATTGGTCCGGGAATTTCAGCGTTATCGAGTATGGTAGAGTGCGAATGAGAAAGTTAACGACAGCCAGCCAAAGCAAGAAACCAAAGTGA
- a CDS encoding type 1 glutamine amidotransferase — protein sequence MARNQLPNFLLLQVRNQDDHMREQEVDCFARALTCSRQSIERVDLLRANPTKADLDRADIVLLGGSGDYSVTDEGPWLERILDSLRQLADLAKPTFASCWGFQAFARALGGKCIHDPAHAELGNVELGLTVAGQTDPLFGQLPHSFLGHAGHEDHVVALPPGAVLLASTPEVRNQAFRLADLPIYCTQFHPELDRAGFLQRVEAYPRYVEQIVGIPYGEFAATCRETPEANTLLKRFVELIG from the coding sequence ATGGCACGGAACCAACTGCCCAATTTCTTGTTGTTGCAAGTCCGAAATCAAGACGATCATATGCGCGAGCAAGAGGTCGACTGTTTTGCCCGAGCCCTCACCTGCTCAAGGCAGAGCATCGAACGCGTTGACCTGCTTCGCGCAAATCCCACCAAAGCCGACCTTGATCGAGCAGACATTGTTCTGCTGGGCGGCAGCGGGGACTACTCCGTCACGGATGAGGGGCCCTGGCTCGAGCGGATTCTCGATTCACTGCGGCAATTGGCCGATCTGGCGAAGCCTACCTTTGCTTCGTGTTGGGGATTTCAAGCCTTCGCTCGGGCACTCGGCGGAAAATGCATTCACGATCCGGCCCACGCGGAACTGGGCAACGTCGAGTTAGGATTGACGGTCGCGGGCCAAACCGATCCCCTGTTTGGACAGTTGCCGCACAGTTTTCTGGGCCATGCGGGACACGAGGACCACGTCGTTGCACTGCCACCCGGTGCAGTCCTGCTGGCTTCGACTCCGGAAGTTCGCAATCAGGCGTTTCGCCTCGCAGATTTGCCCATCTATTGCACGCAGTTCCATCCAGAACTCGATCGCGCAGGCTTCTTGCAACGCGTGGAGGCCTATCCCCGATACGTCGAACAAATTGTCGGCATACCGTATGGCGAATTCGCCGCGACCTGTCGAGAAACGCCAGAAGCAAATACTCTATTAAAGCGATTCGTTGAGCTTATCGGGTGA
- a CDS encoding sigma-70 family RNA polymerase sigma factor — protein MHTDYKSPAIRWYRDAQQQASRTDMLTHIETAERLIASIDAEATYPAAEVLSQIDGRPLPEAGNRKISGTDLLNDLRLLVEDMSDMVELAAEAVGEQVFTVEELAKQFNVSTKTISRWRALGLVSRRLVFDGRKRVGFLRSSVDRFVKNNAERVERGSRFSQLSDNQREEFIQRAREMAQAGQGQGEISRLLAERTGRSVETIRAALRTFDTENPDDAIFPAGSGPLTDVQKKNIFRAYRRGVSVDKLCRDYNRTKTTVYRVINDMRAEHIKELPLDYIDNPRFSRKGADNACLGPMPEAETATRKARRPSGLPPYLASLYEMQLLTREQEQHLFRKYNYLKYKANKLRDTLDYEHPKSTLMDEIESLHEQIVDLKNQIARCNLRLVVSIAKRHVKPDQNFFELVSDGNLSLLRAVEKFDFARGNKFSTYASWAIMKNFARTIPGEYRQRDRFRTSYDELFDATQEKRANPMVEETLQQDRVSKIQRVLGRLDERERQIIVGRFGLDHSKEPQTLKQVGEELGVTKERIRQIEARALNKLRLAAQEEKIALEI, from the coding sequence ATGCATACTGATTATAAAAGCCCCGCAATACGATGGTATCGCGATGCCCAACAACAGGCGTCGCGCACCGATATGCTTACGCACATTGAAACTGCCGAAAGGCTCATTGCCAGCATCGACGCCGAGGCGACCTACCCTGCGGCGGAGGTCTTGTCGCAAATCGACGGGCGACCACTCCCCGAAGCGGGCAATCGCAAGATTTCCGGCACCGACCTGCTCAACGATCTCCGCCTGTTGGTGGAAGATATGTCCGACATGGTCGAGTTGGCAGCTGAAGCCGTCGGCGAGCAAGTTTTCACGGTCGAAGAACTCGCGAAGCAATTCAACGTCTCGACCAAAACCATCTCGCGTTGGCGGGCTCTGGGTCTGGTAAGCCGTCGCCTGGTGTTCGATGGTCGCAAGCGAGTCGGATTCCTGCGCAGCAGCGTCGACCGGTTCGTCAAGAACAACGCCGAGCGTGTGGAGCGCGGTTCGCGCTTCAGCCAGCTCTCCGACAACCAGCGCGAAGAGTTCATTCAACGAGCCCGTGAGATGGCCCAAGCCGGTCAAGGCCAGGGCGAAATCTCTCGACTATTGGCCGAGCGTACCGGACGCAGCGTGGAAACGATCCGCGCAGCCCTGCGGACTTTCGACACGGAAAATCCCGACGATGCGATCTTCCCCGCCGGCAGCGGTCCACTCACCGACGTGCAGAAGAAGAACATCTTCCGCGCCTACCGTCGTGGTGTGTCCGTGGACAAGCTTTGCCGCGATTACAATCGTACCAAGACCACCGTTTATCGTGTGATCAACGACATGCGAGCCGAACACATCAAAGAGTTGCCGTTAGACTACATCGACAACCCACGATTCTCGCGCAAGGGTGCCGACAATGCCTGCTTGGGACCGATGCCCGAAGCAGAAACCGCCACGCGCAAAGCACGGCGTCCCTCGGGCTTGCCTCCCTACCTGGCGAGTCTCTATGAGATGCAGTTGTTGACCCGCGAGCAAGAACAGCACTTGTTCCGCAAGTACAACTACCTGAAATACAAGGCGAACAAGCTCCGCGACACGCTCGATTACGAGCATCCCAAATCGACGCTCATGGACGAAATCGAGTCGCTGCATGAGCAGATCGTCGACTTGAAAAATCAGATCGCCCGCTGCAACTTGCGGTTGGTAGTCTCAATCGCCAAACGGCACGTGAAGCCTGATCAGAATTTCTTTGAGCTGGTGAGCGATGGCAATTTGTCCTTGCTGCGAGCGGTGGAGAAGTTCGACTTTGCCCGCGGCAACAAGTTCAGCACGTATGCCAGCTGGGCAATCATGAAGAACTTCGCCCGCACGATCCCCGGCGAGTATCGCCAGCGCGATCGGTTCCGCACGAGCTACGACGAACTGTTTGACGCAACTCAGGAAAAGCGCGCGAACCCCATGGTCGAGGAGACCTTGCAGCAAGATCGTGTCTCGAAGATCCAACGGGTACTCGGCCGTCTTGACGAACGGGAACGTCAGATCATCGTCGGCCGATTCGGCCTGGACCACTCCAAGGAACCTCAGACCTTGAAGCAGGTCGGCGAGGAACTGGGCGTCACCAAGGAACGCATCCGTCAGATCGAAGCCCGGGCGCTCAACAAGCTGCGACTCGCAGCCCAAGAAGAAAAGATCGCGTTGGAAATCTAA
- a CDS encoding DUF1214 domain-containing protein, whose translation MALARLTSVFFLCLASSVSFAGDPVNVLNYARAETDRQFKSYADKAGGVGKLLHMREPYSVQDQVTIRGNRDTLYSFGVYDLVSPVTVTMPDSEDRFQSLLVIDQDEYNPVLKNGAGDVMLTIDSVGTRYAMVLVRTFADPSSAEDMKKAHTLQDAIQVKQASPGKLQVPDWDEKSLVETRQQLNAMAMKLNGFSDAFGRRGEVDPIEHLLGSAAGWGGNPQRGAMYFSFTPEKNDGKVAYTLTMAKDVPVEAFWSVTVYNKDGFFTPNDLNAYSFNSVTAKRNDDGTVTIHFGGDPSSANYLPITAGWNYVVRCYLPGWQIIEGNWTPPDPELVK comes from the coding sequence ATGGCTTTAGCACGATTGACATCTGTTTTCTTTCTCTGCCTTGCATCATCTGTATCGTTTGCTGGCGATCCGGTTAACGTACTCAACTACGCCCGAGCGGAGACAGACCGGCAATTCAAGAGCTACGCCGATAAAGCCGGTGGCGTCGGAAAGCTGTTGCACATGCGGGAACCCTATTCCGTCCAAGATCAGGTCACCATCCGAGGTAATCGCGACACACTTTACTCGTTTGGCGTATACGACTTGGTCTCGCCAGTAACTGTCACCATGCCCGACTCCGAGGACCGCTTTCAATCGTTGCTCGTAATCGACCAGGACGAGTACAACCCGGTACTAAAAAACGGCGCCGGTGACGTGATGCTGACTATCGACTCGGTCGGTACGCGTTATGCGATGGTGTTGGTCCGCACATTCGCCGACCCGAGCAGTGCGGAAGACATGAAGAAAGCACACACGCTGCAAGACGCGATTCAAGTAAAGCAAGCGTCGCCCGGCAAGTTGCAGGTTCCCGACTGGGATGAGAAGTCTCTGGTTGAGACGCGACAGCAACTCAACGCGATGGCCATGAAGTTGAATGGATTTTCCGATGCCTTTGGGCGTCGTGGCGAGGTGGACCCCATCGAGCACTTGCTTGGCTCCGCAGCTGGTTGGGGAGGCAACCCACAGCGTGGAGCGATGTACTTCAGCTTTACGCCGGAGAAAAACGATGGCAAGGTTGCCTACACCCTAACGATGGCTAAGGATGTGCCGGTAGAAGCATTTTGGTCGGTTACTGTCTATAACAAGGACGGGTTCTTCACGCCGAATGACCTTAATGCGTACTCGTTTAACAGCGTCACGGCCAAACGCAACGATGATGGCACGGTGACCATTCATTTTGGCGGAGATCCATCGTCCGCTAACTATCTGCCGATCACTGCTGGGTGGAATTACGTTGTCCGCTGCTATCTTCCTGGCTGGCAGATCATCGAGGGAAACTGGACGCCTCCTGACCCGGAGCTGGTCAAATAA
- a CDS encoding S1C family serine protease: protein MHYRSVTCPYCNSKLRYRSSQTESKINCPGCHRKFYSNQSSLSGRSKSQSDADNFYDVSFRGGKLFSLLIPSKHADRLYLGGIALLLLLILGGAVLLGSMLSRGSPSLANSQAKQLTHTEVPTASSNLDPRTADVTDTANLFSSKILGNLVPVSTTTPFTYRLEKGRRFVYDLVLRANNGPRSYSIAGELSFSIKADAKPHDEEALGSGTAFVISSNGILATCAHVVQDAEEVSIVIGEDTYSADVVAFDRLRDVALLRISANGLPALPLAQSDEIQLAQQVRVIGYPLPGLLGTGVRINSGTVTGGVEDLGSGKQRFQVDATINPGNSGGPFVDDTGAVIGIAIALFSGIRVNEVGIAVPVAEVRHLLSGLNVYSTSETQRGALSGTDLAQKVVRSVAMVKVKRNESATNRYRVIYKWEQIKGRTSNQNRFISTLSPSLLLEAKRFPETVVGSFDVNHMGEISDYEGNIVLPLCYEQLGKLVFEELSGAVEPAWVAMDFGHIEIAPISRPYGSESEYSQGSSTPKSTDVEERSQVTRLRGEDCATLDKIDYSIEEETESLAKISALRKFSTLGEQKPPRLMLEGKRQIEFDKDLGLIRHAKFEAVVQEHMRDDRQLQIPYSVELKLKQLSLQ from the coding sequence ATGCACTACCGATCGGTCACTTGTCCCTATTGCAATTCAAAATTGCGATATCGTAGTTCGCAGACTGAATCAAAGATCAACTGCCCAGGTTGCCATCGGAAATTCTACTCGAACCAGAGTTCACTTTCCGGGCGAAGTAAGTCGCAGTCGGATGCCGACAATTTTTACGATGTCTCTTTTCGGGGAGGCAAACTCTTTTCGCTGTTGATTCCATCCAAGCACGCGGACCGTTTGTATCTCGGAGGGATTGCTCTACTCTTGCTGTTGATTCTCGGTGGTGCGGTGCTGCTTGGTTCGATGCTTTCGCGTGGTAGCCCTTCTCTGGCAAATTCTCAGGCGAAACAGTTGACGCACACGGAAGTACCAACTGCCTCATCCAACCTTGATCCCAGAACGGCAGACGTTACTGATACAGCTAATCTCTTTTCATCCAAGATTTTGGGGAATCTCGTTCCGGTCAGTACGACCACTCCCTTCACCTATCGATTGGAAAAGGGGCGTCGCTTTGTTTACGATCTCGTCCTTCGTGCAAACAATGGACCTCGAAGTTACTCGATTGCGGGAGAACTCAGTTTCTCGATAAAGGCTGATGCGAAACCCCACGATGAAGAGGCCTTGGGTTCGGGCACTGCTTTTGTGATTTCGTCCAATGGTATCTTGGCAACTTGTGCGCACGTCGTGCAGGATGCAGAAGAAGTAAGTATTGTTATAGGTGAAGATACTTATAGCGCGGATGTTGTGGCTTTCGACCGCTTAAGAGACGTGGCATTGTTGCGAATCTCGGCCAACGGTCTTCCTGCTCTGCCGCTCGCTCAATCGGACGAGATTCAATTGGCGCAGCAAGTTCGTGTTATTGGTTATCCCCTTCCGGGCTTGCTGGGCACAGGTGTGAGAATCAATAGCGGTACTGTAACTGGTGGAGTGGAGGACTTGGGATCTGGCAAGCAGCGATTCCAAGTTGATGCCACCATCAACCCAGGAAATAGTGGTGGCCCTTTTGTAGATGACACTGGCGCAGTGATCGGGATCGCAATCGCTTTGTTTTCAGGCATTCGCGTGAACGAAGTTGGAATCGCAGTTCCTGTCGCTGAGGTGCGACATCTGTTGTCGGGACTCAATGTCTACTCAACTTCTGAAACTCAGAGGGGTGCCTTGTCCGGAACTGACCTCGCCCAGAAGGTGGTACGGTCTGTAGCCATGGTCAAAGTCAAGAGGAATGAGTCTGCCACCAATCGGTACCGTGTAATTTACAAGTGGGAACAGATCAAGGGACGAACGTCGAATCAGAATCGATTTATCAGCACACTTTCTCCTTCGCTCCTTCTGGAAGCCAAGCGATTCCCTGAAACCGTAGTAGGCTCATTTGATGTTAATCACATGGGAGAGATCTCTGACTACGAAGGAAACATTGTTTTGCCGCTCTGCTACGAACAACTGGGCAAATTGGTTTTTGAGGAGCTTAGCGGTGCGGTGGAACCTGCTTGGGTTGCAATGGACTTCGGACACATTGAAATAGCCCCTATTAGTCGGCCTTATGGATCAGAGAGTGAATACTCTCAGGGAAGTTCAACTCCGAAGAGCACCGATGTGGAAGAACGTTCCCAAGTGACTCGATTGCGTGGAGAAGATTGCGCTACGCTCGATAAAATAGATTACTCGATTGAAGAAGAAACGGAGTCGCTCGCAAAGATTTCAGCACTTCGGAAATTCAGCACCCTCGGAGAACAAAAGCCCCCTCGATTGATGCTTGAGGGTAAGCGCCAAATAGAATTCGACAAGGACTTAGGGCTCATACGTCATGCAAAATTCGAGGCCGTTGTTCAGGAGCACATGAGAGATGATCGGCAACTCCAGATTCCTTACTCTGTTGAACTCAAGTTGAAACAACTTAGCTTGCAGTGA
- a CDS encoding glycosyltransferase family 2 protein: MANTLESLTLFSTKQHDKAAPQVPTSDTEYLKRMETMLSEAESTLATADAISTLPASNKRKRTSLAVSVVIPVYNERDTIVEIVRRVQAAEMHTEIIIVDDYSLDGTRRMLLQLAQEPDIEVLMHGYNRGKGAALRTAFAAASGDVILIQDADLEYDPNDYAKLLEPLEQGTTNVVYGSRFLEGAQQDPSRLHRFGNWLLTALSNRLTGQKLTDMETCYKVFRRELLDEFSLEQNRFGFEPEFTAKLSKAGERITEVPIRYDSRSYDSGKKIGLRDGLNALWCIARYGW, encoded by the coding sequence ATGGCCAACACACTCGAATCACTCACGCTCTTTTCCACCAAGCAGCATGACAAGGCTGCTCCACAGGTACCCACCAGCGACACCGAATACCTGAAGCGGATGGAAACGATGCTCAGCGAGGCCGAGTCGACGCTGGCCACGGCCGACGCGATCTCCACGCTGCCTGCCAGCAACAAGCGTAAGAGAACGTCACTCGCCGTGTCGGTGGTAATTCCCGTCTACAACGAGCGCGACACGATTGTCGAAATTGTCCGACGCGTACAAGCCGCCGAGATGCACACCGAGATCATCATCGTCGACGACTACAGCCTCGACGGTACCCGGCGAATGTTGTTGCAGCTTGCCCAGGAACCCGACATCGAAGTGCTGATGCACGGCTACAATCGCGGCAAAGGTGCCGCGCTGCGAACCGCCTTTGCCGCGGCCAGCGGCGACGTGATCCTCATCCAGGATGCCGACTTGGAATACGACCCAAACGACTATGCCAAGCTCCTGGAACCACTAGAGCAGGGAACCACCAACGTAGTCTACGGCTCACGTTTCCTGGAGGGCGCCCAGCAAGATCCTTCGCGTTTGCACCGCTTTGGCAATTGGCTGCTCACCGCTCTCTCAAATCGACTCACAGGTCAAAAACTGACCGACATGGAAACCTGCTACAAGGTTTTCCGCCGCGAGTTGCTCGACGAGTTTTCCCTCGAGCAAAACCGCTTCGGTTTCGAACCCGAATTCACCGCCAAGCTCTCCAAGGCCGGCGAGCGCATCACCGAAGTCCCCATCCGCTACGATTCGCGCAGCTACGACTCCGGCAAAAAAATCGGCCTCCGCGACGGCCTCAACGCCCTCTGGTGCATAGCCCGCTACGGCTGGTGA
- the rimI gene encoding ribosomal protein S18-alanine N-acetyltransferase, which produces MPQKGKPSEGWLGKLCDWVACLKALDTAPQDEASTPLNQQNLISDRLTRKEAAMSHSQQQQLRVHIRWMIRRDMPEVLSIERESFEFPWFEEDFIRCLRQRNCIGMVAEQGERVVGFMIYELHKTRLHILNFAVADSMRMRGVGRQMAEKLEGKLSSQRRTRITLEVRETNLAAQLFFKQVGFRATNVLRSYYEDSPEDAYVMQYHCAANEFVEPMVSNRIDRMAG; this is translated from the coding sequence ATGCCTCAGAAGGGGAAGCCTTCTGAAGGTTGGCTGGGCAAACTCTGTGATTGGGTTGCTTGCTTGAAAGCCTTGGATACGGCCCCACAGGACGAGGCCAGCACACCACTCAATCAGCAAAATCTGATTTCCGATAGGCTGACACGGAAGGAAGCCGCGATGAGTCATAGTCAACAACAGCAGCTTCGTGTTCATATCCGCTGGATGATTCGGCGCGATATGCCCGAGGTACTTTCGATCGAACGCGAAAGCTTCGAGTTCCCCTGGTTTGAGGAAGACTTCATCCGTTGCCTGCGGCAACGCAATTGCATCGGCATGGTCGCTGAGCAAGGCGAACGGGTTGTCGGCTTCATGATCTATGAGCTGCACAAGACGCGGTTGCACATTCTCAACTTTGCGGTGGCCGACAGCATGCGAATGCGCGGTGTCGGTCGGCAAATGGCCGAGAAGCTCGAAGGCAAGCTCTCCAGCCAGCGTCGCACACGAATTACCCTCGAAGTCCGCGAAACCAACCTCGCGGCCCAGCTCTTCTTCAAGCAAGTCGGTTTTCGCGCGACCAATGTGTTGCGGTCCTACTACGAAGACTCCCCCGAAGATGCCTACGTGATGCAGTACCACTGCGCGGCAAACGAGTTTGTCGAACCAATGGTGAGCAATCGGATCGATCGCATGGCGGGGTAG
- a CDS encoding PEP-CTERM sorting domain-containing protein (PEP-CTERM proteins occur, often in large numbers, in the proteomes of bacteria that also encode an exosortase, a predicted intramembrane cysteine proteinase. The presence of a PEP-CTERM domain at a protein's C-terminus predicts cleavage within the sorting domain, followed by covalent anchoring to some some component of the (usually Gram-negative) cell surface. Many PEP-CTERM proteins exhibit an unusual sequence composition that includes large numbers of potential glycosylation sites. Expression of one such protein has been shown restore the ability of a bacterium to form floc, a type of biofilm.), producing the protein MLGIPYCNESRHRPCLSGLAFCALLTFSAQPAAAWWTHGHSHITAGAIEHLPQPLREFFDEHGDYLSAQAASEPPGSHWIDIDNYPSFFEGNFPRDYDDVVAMYGESHVQSQGTAPWTFAAYIDTLSDQMAAAVDGNDWIELLDVAAAQAHYIEDLHNPFHLTRNYNGQYTGNGGIHARYEGEMIVRHLDELTFSPTSAEYLTSVLDFVFDGIDLYYPFVADVLAADDLYAGLPTEEYYSGMWNDTGAITQVLFQEASEAVANSWYTAWINAGSPTTFLDDNADFDGDLDVDGADFLAWQRDPSVGDLTNWQGNYGTTPTTIAGATSVPEPSTFPLLGTVGMLLVASRRFGEAAVIVKRSPS; encoded by the coding sequence ATGCTAGGCATCCCTTATTGCAACGAAAGCCGACATCGGCCATGCCTAAGTGGACTTGCATTTTGCGCCTTGCTTACCTTCAGCGCGCAACCCGCAGCAGCTTGGTGGACTCACGGGCATTCGCATATTACTGCGGGGGCCATTGAACATCTTCCTCAACCACTTCGAGAGTTTTTTGATGAGCATGGTGACTATTTGAGCGCGCAGGCAGCGTCGGAGCCTCCTGGGTCTCACTGGATTGACATCGATAACTATCCTTCGTTTTTCGAGGGTAACTTTCCGCGCGATTATGACGACGTGGTTGCGATGTATGGTGAATCGCACGTTCAGTCTCAAGGGACCGCGCCTTGGACGTTCGCTGCATATATTGATACGCTTTCTGATCAGATGGCTGCTGCTGTAGATGGGAACGATTGGATAGAACTCTTGGATGTTGCGGCGGCACAAGCGCACTACATCGAAGATTTGCACAACCCGTTTCATCTTACGAGGAATTACAACGGACAGTATACCGGCAACGGTGGGATTCATGCTCGTTACGAAGGGGAAATGATTGTGCGACACCTCGATGAGTTGACTTTTTCTCCGACCAGCGCCGAGTATCTGACGTCAGTTCTCGATTTCGTCTTCGACGGAATCGACCTGTATTACCCCTTCGTCGCAGATGTGTTGGCCGCCGACGATCTCTATGCAGGGCTTCCGACCGAGGAGTACTACTCAGGCATGTGGAACGATACCGGCGCGATCACTCAAGTCTTGTTTCAAGAGGCTTCTGAAGCGGTTGCCAATTCCTGGTACACGGCCTGGATCAACGCGGGATCGCCGACGACCTTTCTGGACGACAACGCTGATTTCGATGGCGATTTGGACGTAGACGGCGCCGACTTTCTGGCATGGCAACGCGACCCGAGCGTCGGGGATCTGACCAATTGGCAAGGGAACTACGGTACAACGCCAACTACGATTGCCGGGGCAACGAGCGTTCCCGAGCCCTCGACTTTTCCCTTGCTTGGAACTGTGGGGATGTTGTTGGTAGCCAGTCGTCGATTCGGTGAGGCTGCGGTAATAGTTAAACGGTCACCCTCGTGA